The genomic interval GATGTCTATTATGTTTCTTTGACGAAATGAATCTAAAATTTGAAGTGTTGTGACACTGTCCTTTCCACCTGAAAGTGCCACCAGAACCTTATCTCCCTTATCCAATAGCTTTTCCTTTTTAACTGTCTGGATAACTTTCTTTTCAATTGATTCTATAAAGCAGTCCTTGCACAATATCTGTCCGGACTGTTCTCTTTTATAAATAACCTTTGGGTTTCCACATTTACTGCATTTCATACTACTACCTACATCTGTTCTACAAAGTGCGCCAGCTGATTTAGGGTATTGACTTCAAATATCTGTGCGCCGGCCTCCTCATACAGTGAAACACAACTGTCCACAATATCCCATTTGTTCCTATCCTCGGGATTTAGGATGATTACCTTTTTGGAATCCCTCACCATCTCCTCAACAAGCCCCACACTTGCGGGAATTCCGTCTACCTTCGGACCTGCCCAGTCACGGCAGTCCGAAAGGATAATGACATAAGATTTATTGTTGATATTTGCCTTTTCCTGGAATTGCTTGAAGGCGGAATACATGTCTGATGTTCCGTGCACCATCATGTTCTTGACCCTCATGTCCTTGACCTTGATGAATGAATCAATGAGATATTCCTCTTTTAAGGCCTTTGTGGTTTCTATAACCTTGTTGTCAAATTCGAATGTTCGTGACCTCTTGAATGCTGTCTGTGCTGAAAACATGAGCATGAAAAACCAGCTGCTTATCCATTCACATGATCCGCTGATGTCGTTTAAAAACAAATGCTCATTCTTGTGAGGCCTTGGCTTTGCCTTTACAAGTTCCAGTGGCACCCCGCCATATTTCAGATTGGCTCGGATGGTCCTTCTCATGTCGATTTTATGGGAATTTGACTGAACCTTCCTTCTTGAACGCTTGTTGGCAATTCTTTTACCCAACCTTTGGCATATCTCAAGCATCCTAGGGTCGAACCTGTTGAGTTTGGTCAAATCCCTGTTCATCAGTTCTCCGTCACGTTCAAGCTTTTTGGCCTCCTCCAAAAGCGGCTGGCCTGAAAGCATTTTCAGCTTTTCATTGGTTATCCTTTCCTTCTGGAGCCTTTTACCTATTGTATTCTGCTTTTTAATAATATACTTATTGGATTTAGGTCCCGCTCCACGATAGGCCTTACCCTTATTCGGGTCTTCAACAGCCTTTTTTTCGGCCTTCGGTTCTGCAAATACCTTGTCAAAAATTTTTAGGAATTTTGGAATGTCATACCTGTCCTTAACATAAACGGCCAGCAGGGCAGTTTTCAGAAGGTCCCTGTCCACATCACCCAAATTCTGGTAAATTTCCATTGCAGACTGGGTGGACCGGATACTTACAGGCAAACCCTCCTTTCTTAAATCTGCAGACAAATTTGCAATTTTATTAATCATCTTATCGCTTGTTGAAAATGTCCTTTACTACACGTTTCTTGTCACTTTCGGTTTTGATGGCCACACCGACACTGTCCTCAAGTGACTGGTCGAGATTTTTAGTTCCGAGATGGGAAACTGACTTGACCCAGTCGACTGTTCCCCTGACTGACGGTTTTTTCATAAGATTCAAGTCACGTATCTGATGAACAAGCTTAACGACATATGATACGGTTTCATCATCTGCATCAGGCAGTTTTGACTTGACGATTTCAATTTCCCTTTCAACAGTAGGGTATGGAATGTATAAGAACAGACACCTGTCCTTTGTCTCATCCAAAAGGGATCTTTGTGAGTTTGATGTCAAAATAACAATCAAATCATTTTGAAGTTCAAAGGTTCCCAAATCGTTGATTGTGATTTCCTGTTCACCAAGTGCCTGCAGAAGGAAACTTTCAACTTCTTCATCTGCCTTATCGATTTCATCAATAAGTAATACTGAGTCCTTTTTGTTTAAAAAAGCATTTAGCAAAGGCCTTCTTATGAAAAATTCGTCATCGAAAATTTCATCAACATTGTCGGAGTCGTTTTTGGCGGCTTCCAAGTGAAGCAACTGCTTTTGATAGTTCCATTCCCCAACAATCTGCTCGAATGTGATTCCCTCATAACACTGTATCCTGAAGAAATCCCTGTCGAATGATTTTGCAATAACCTTAGCAAGTTCTGTTTTTCCAACACCAGGAGGGCCTTCAATAAGCATTGGCTTTCCAAGTAAAAATGATAAATAGAGAGTTGTTGTAATCTCATTGTTTGAAACATATCCCTCATCGAGAAGGATTTTGTCAATGTCTTTGATAGTTATGTCTTCAACCGGCAAACTTTTACCTTCCTAAAAATTTTATTATTGAACTTCCCCATCCTATAAGAGGATGGGGATTCTCGGGCTGTAGTCTCTTATGAGTCCTAGAATTACCGAGCTATCCCTCTGGGTCTCAAAGTTCATATATATATTATAATATTATATATTTATTTTCCATAGTTTAAAATGTTTATGGAGGCGTTCAGGTCACGGTCTAAAATCGTTCCACAATTTGGGCATTGCCATTCTCGTTCTTCGGTGGTTAAATCTTTGTTTCTGTAGCCGCATACATGACATATTTGTGAGGATGGATAATACTGTGGCACTTCGATGAATTTTTTGCCGTATAATTCGCATTTGTATTTTATCATGTATTTTAAGATTCCTAACTTACTTGGTGTAGTCCTTTGCTGTAATCCGGATCCAGCATCATTTTTTTTAGGTTTAACTTTTCCATTTTGATTATGTCATATTCTTTGGCTATGTCTTTGCTTATTTTATGGTAGTATTCCCATTTGATGTTGTTTCTTTTGTTTATGTGTTTGTGTAGTGTTTTTAGGGTTTTTTGTAATTTTCGCCTAAGTATTTTTTTCTTTTTAGATTTTTTTGTGTTTTTTTGATTTTAGATTCTATTTCAGTTAGTTTTAGCGTGGCTTTTGCTTTACGGTCTGAAAGTGTGACTAATGTTTTAACACCTAAATCTATTCCCCCTTCTTTTCCTGTTTTAGTAAACGGTTCAGGTAATGCAGAATCATATAATACAATGATGAACCATTGGCTGTTTTTTAATTGTATTCGTATGTGTTTGATTTTTCCGGTTATTTCTCTTCTGTATCCTTTGAGGTTTATCCAACCTAAAGGTTTCCAGTATAATTTACCCTCCTTAATCCGTATTCTTCGGTTTATGTTGTTGATTTTTACTGATTGTGAGGATCAGTACTTTTTTTTGAATTTTGGATGTCCGAATCCTCGTTTAAAAAAGTTTTCATAGGATTGTAGTACTGGTTTATAGCATTCCTGCATTGTATTAATATCCAATTCATTAATAAAAGGATACCATACTCTTAAATAGTTAAATATGGATCGAACATACTTATTGTTAACATATGGTGCACTAGCATTAAATAGGTTGGCTATATGTCTGTTGTACTCTATTTCTCCGATAATGTTATTGTGAATGAATCGTGAATGTCCCAAATATTGTTTAAACAACTTTTCTTGTTTCTGATTAGGATAAACTCGATGCCTACACGACCTATAAACCATAAAACTCACCTATTTAATTAAATTACTAAACTTTTATAATACATAGTATACTACTAATTAATACAATAAATAATCGCGAGTGCATTTGGTAACTATTATTCTGAAAAAATATTTCAAAATAATTATAATGACTCTTTTTTTGTGAAATTCATCATCAACCTACAGAAGCCGGAGCATTCTTTCACATTTAAGAAAAAAATAATTTAATCATAAATTTATATATAAGTGTGAATTGATAATATATTAAGTGATTAAAAAATGGAGGTAAAAAATGAAATCCGATAATGCAATTATCATAGCATTAGTAGTAATCATAATAGTGGTTGCTGGAGTCTATTTATTTGTATCCGGAAATGGAATTTCTTTAAATAATGATGCTGCAAACAATATTACCGAACCAGCTTCAAACAACGCAACTGTAACAAACAATAACCAGTCAACTGCTTCACAGGCAAGTAGTTCCAATGGAGGACCATCCACTTCACATTCAGGTCCTGACACTGACTCAGCAAGTTCAGACTCAAGCAGTTCTTCAAGTTCAGACAGCAGCTCATCCAGCCAAGACAGCAGCGCATCAAGTTCAGACTCAAGCAGTTCTTCAAGTTCAACCCCACAGGCCGGACAGTCAGAAGGAACTTATGACCCTACCGACTTTGACTGAATCTATTTTTTAAATTCATCAGGATTTTTGAACAATTCAAAATCCTGAACATATTCTTTACCCGTTATCATCGCTATTTCTGCCTTTTGAAGCTCAGAACCCAAATAGGCAGCATGCTCCATCCTTGTTACAAGATTTTTGGTTATGATTTCCTCATATATTTCCTTTGCAGAATGACCCACTATGACCAAATCCGCCTTGTTTTTCTTAAAGTGAGTGGCAGTGATTTTGCTTGCCTCAACTGTTGTACCGTAATCAACATTGATTTTAAAGCTCCCTGCCTTATCCCTAATGAATTTCATCGGCTTTACCTGTCTGGTCTGCTCGATACCATCCAATTCGTTTAAAATTATATCATTTCTCTTGTGCTTATCCTTAAATGCTACAAGGTTTATGCCCAAATCCTTTGGAATTGACTTTCTGTGCTTTGCAAGAAACATCATCTTGGAAGCGGTTGCAAGCTCATATACACTTCCCCTTGTCTTTCCACTTTCTTCAGGAGTAAAAAGAATGCTCACACCCAACTCCATTCCTATACCTGCCAGAAGAACATTGACTCCACCGGAATCCGCATCCATCAGTTCTGTTACATTTCCCACTCCGAAAAACATCGGTGCAGGATTGGTTTTATGAAATTCATGACATGCTATGATTGACTCGACGATACTTGCACTGTTTACCGGATCAAGTATCAAATCGGCAACATATCTCATTCCCTCAGTATCCTTAATCAGCTGATGCATCGCCTCTACACGTTCGGAAGGGGATTTTGGAGATTTACCCTGGGAAAAGTTGGTCGGAAGCAATACCACTGGAATGTCCTTTTCCTTTAAAATCTTTTGAACCTCAGAATTGTTTCCCAAATCAAGGCTCAATACAAAATCAATGCCGTTTTCAGCTGCAACCTGTATCTCTTTTGGATTCAGTGTATCTATACTCAGCGGCCTGTCGCCTACAATTGGCCTTAAAGTTTCAATCAGTTCGGGAATCTTGTCTGAGAAATCCTCACCGGCAGCCATACCTATGTCGATCATGTCCGCACCGGAATCAACAAAGTACTGGCATTTGTTGATAAGTGCCTCCTTTGAAAGAAACGGCGCGTTGGCAATCTCCGACAATACCCTCATAGGAAAGTCTTCCCCTACAGGAAGGTTTCTAATAAGTATATTATTTGGCTTTTTCAGAAGTTTCTTGATTTTTTCCTCATCATTTTCAAATTCCTCGATGAATTTGAATGCTTCCCTGCGTTTTTCCTCTTCAATCAGCTTGTCAGCAGGCTTGTCCTCAGACAGATCTATGCTTCCGATAAGGTTCAGCACCATTGCAAGGTCAGCCCCATCGGTCGAACCCTTGAATGTAGGTATTCCAAGTTCCTTTGTAATCTCCTTGGTTCCCTTTTTAATCAATCCAGGAACCAGAATCATGTCAATTTCATCCAATTGGTCTTTAAAAGATGTTTTGACTTCCTTGATAATCTGTCTAGGAGTTAAAAATGCAGCAACCTGAGTATTGTCTGCAATATGTACAATTATATCTTCCTTTGAACCAGAGACAACTTCCTTTATTAGAGGATATGCCAATTCTCCCGTAATTATTAAAACCTTCATGAACTTCCAACCAAATTTTTTTATAATAATATTATAATTTTAATGTTTATATAAATTAACATTTCTTAAAAATAGCAATCATATCAAAAAAGATATTGAACTTGTTTAATAAAAAAACAAAAATATTAAAAGGATTTTTAAAAAAATAAACAAAAAACAAAAGACTAATTCAGAGAAATTTAAACAAAATTATTCAAAAATTAAATTTTAACATAAAATTTATATATTTTGTAATTTATAATGATTATACATGATAAATATATGGAGGAGAATTAATGATTGAAATTCGTTTTCATGGTAGAGGTGGACAAGGTTCTGTAACTGCTGCTGAAATTTTAGCTAAAGCAGCATTTAAAGACGGCAAATTTGTTCAGGCTTTCCCATTTTTTGGAGTTGAACGTAGAGGAGCTCCAGTTATGGCTTTCACCAGAATTGATGACAAGCCAATTGAAATGAGATACCAAATCTATAATCCGGACTATGTATTGGTTTTAGATGACGGATTATTGAATGTAGTAGATGTATTTTCAGGAATTAAAGACAACACAGAAGTAATTATTAACACTACCGAGTTCAAGGGCAGTGGTGAACATGCGGTTTACGATATCGATGCAACTGGTATTGCACTTGATATGCTGGGACGTAACATTGTAAATACAAT from uncultured Methanobrevibacter sp. carries:
- a CDS encoding pyruvate ferredoxin oxidoreductase subunit gamma; amino-acid sequence: MIEIRFHGRGGQGSVTAAEILAKAAFKDGKFVQAFPFFGVERRGAPVMAFTRIDDKPIEMRYQIYNPDYVLVLDDGLLNVVDVFSGIKDNTEVIINTTEFKGSGEHAVYDIDATGIALDMLGRNIVNTIILGYFAKKTGVVTIESLVEVIKETFPGKIGEMNAEATQKAYEMG
- a CDS encoding dihydropteroate synthase-like protein, encoding MKVLIITGELAYPLIKEVVSGSKEDIIVHIADNTQVAAFLTPRQIIKEVKTSFKDQLDEIDMILVPGLIKKGTKEITKELGIPTFKGSTDGADLAMVLNLIGSIDLSEDKPADKLIEEEKRREAFKFIEEFENDEEKIKKLLKKPNNILIRNLPVGEDFPMRVLSEIANAPFLSKEALINKCQYFVDSGADMIDIGMAAGEDFSDKIPELIETLRPIVGDRPLSIDTLNPKEIQVAAENGIDFVLSLDLGNNSEVQKILKEKDIPVVLLPTNFSQGKSPKSPSERVEAMHQLIKDTEGMRYVADLILDPVNSASIVESIIACHEFHKTNPAPMFFGVGNVTELMDADSGGVNVLLAGIGMELGVSILFTPEESGKTRGSVYELATASKMMFLAKHRKSIPKDLGINLVAFKDKHKRNDIILNELDGIEQTRQVKPMKFIRDKAGSFKINVDYGTTVEASKITATHFKKNKADLVIVGHSAKEIYEEIITKNLVTRMEHAAYLGSELQKAEIAMITGKEYVQDFELFKNPDEFKK
- a CDS encoding VWA domain-containing protein, whose amino-acid sequence is MINKIANLSADLRKEGLPVSIRSTQSAMEIYQNLGDVDRDLLKTALLAVYVKDRYDIPKFLKIFDKVFAEPKAEKKAVEDPNKGKAYRGAGPKSNKYIIKKQNTIGKRLQKERITNEKLKMLSGQPLLEEAKKLERDGELMNRDLTKLNRFDPRMLEICQRLGKRIANKRSRRKVQSNSHKIDMRRTIRANLKYGGVPLELVKAKPRPHKNEHLFLNDISGSCEWISSWFFMLMFSAQTAFKRSRTFEFDNKVIETTKALKEEYLIDSFIKVKDMRVKNMMVHGTSDMYSAFKQFQEKANINNKSYVIILSDCRDWAGPKVDGIPASVGLVEEMVRDSKKVIILNPEDRNKWDIVDSCVSLYEEAGAQIFEVNTLNQLAHFVEQM
- a CDS encoding MoxR family ATPase, which codes for MPVEDITIKDIDKILLDEGYVSNNEITTTLYLSFLLGKPMLIEGPPGVGKTELAKVIAKSFDRDFFRIQCYEGITFEQIVGEWNYQKQLLHLEAAKNDSDNVDEIFDDEFFIRRPLLNAFLNKKDSVLLIDEIDKADEEVESFLLQALGEQEITINDLGTFELQNDLIVILTSNSQRSLLDETKDRCLFLYIPYPTVEREIEIVKSKLPDADDETVSYVVKLVHQIRDLNLMKKPSVRGTVDWVKSVSHLGTKNLDQSLEDSVGVAIKTESDKKRVVKDIFNKR
- a CDS encoding helix-turn-helix domain-containing protein, with protein sequence MVYRSCRHRVYPNQKQEKLFKQYLGHSRFIHNNIIGEIEYNRHIANLFNASAPYVNNKYVRSIFNYLRVWYPFINELDINTMQECYKPVLQSYENFFKRGFGHPKFKKKY
- a CDS encoding zinc ribbon domain-containing protein, giving the protein MIKYKCELYGKKFIEVPQYYPSSQICHVCGYRNKDLTTEEREWQCPNCGTILDRDLNASINILNYGK